A genomic segment from Blastococcus sp. PRF04-17 encodes:
- the miaB gene encoding tRNA (N6-isopentenyl adenosine(37)-C2)-methylthiotransferase MiaB codes for MGSEVETPARTYRVRTYGCQMNVHDSERLSGLLEAAGYTAAPEGADADVVVLNTCAVRENADNRLYGNLGHLRPVKDARPGMQIAVGGCLAQKDRGEIVRRAPWVDVVFGTHNVGSLPALLERARHNAEAQVEIVEALEVFPSTLPAKRDSAYAGWVSISVGCNNTCTFCIVPSLRGAEKDRRPGEILAEVQALVDQGVLEVTLLGQNVNAYGVEFRDRGAFADLLRAAGRIDGLERIRFTSPHPREFTDDVIAAMAETPAVCHQLHMPLQSGSDDVLRRMRRGYRQERYLGIIDRVRAAMPDAAITTDIIVGFPGETEDDFQQTLEVVRRARFASAFTFQYSKRPGTPAAEMDGQLPKDVVQERYLRLTALQDQISWDENKALVGTKVELLVAAGEGSKDAATGRLSGRARDGRLVHFTAADGVRPGDVVETVVTQAAPHHLVADGVLLSHRRTRAGDASEAGIRPTTSGVSLGMPRVGVPAPLAPAPSC; via the coding sequence ATGGGATCCGAGGTCGAGACACCCGCGCGCACCTACCGGGTGCGCACGTACGGGTGCCAGATGAACGTGCACGACTCCGAGCGGCTGTCCGGGCTGCTGGAGGCCGCGGGCTACACCGCCGCGCCCGAGGGCGCCGACGCCGACGTCGTCGTCCTCAACACCTGCGCGGTGCGCGAGAACGCGGACAACCGGTTGTACGGCAACCTCGGGCACCTGCGACCGGTCAAGGACGCCCGCCCCGGCATGCAGATCGCCGTGGGCGGCTGCCTGGCGCAGAAGGACCGCGGCGAGATCGTCCGCCGTGCCCCGTGGGTGGACGTCGTCTTCGGCACGCACAACGTCGGCTCCCTGCCCGCGTTGCTCGAGCGTGCACGGCACAACGCCGAGGCACAGGTCGAGATCGTTGAGGCGCTCGAGGTCTTCCCGTCGACGCTGCCGGCGAAGCGTGACTCCGCCTACGCCGGTTGGGTGTCGATCAGCGTCGGCTGCAACAACACCTGCACGTTCTGCATCGTCCCGTCGCTGCGCGGCGCGGAGAAGGACCGCCGGCCGGGCGAGATCCTGGCCGAGGTCCAGGCGCTGGTGGACCAGGGTGTGCTCGAGGTGACCCTGCTCGGCCAGAACGTCAACGCCTACGGCGTCGAGTTCCGCGACCGGGGCGCGTTCGCCGACCTGCTGCGCGCGGCCGGGCGCATCGACGGGCTGGAGCGCATCCGCTTCACCAGCCCCCACCCGCGCGAGTTCACCGACGACGTGATCGCCGCCATGGCAGAGACGCCGGCGGTCTGCCACCAGCTGCACATGCCCCTGCAGTCGGGTTCGGACGACGTGCTGCGCCGGATGCGCCGCGGCTACCGGCAGGAGCGCTACCTCGGGATCATCGACCGCGTCCGCGCCGCCATGCCCGACGCAGCCATCACCACCGACATCATCGTGGGCTTCCCGGGGGAGACCGAGGACGATTTCCAGCAGACCCTCGAGGTCGTCCGGCGAGCCCGCTTCGCCAGCGCGTTCACGTTCCAGTACTCGAAGCGCCCCGGCACACCGGCGGCCGAGATGGACGGCCAGCTGCCCAAGGACGTCGTCCAGGAGCGGTACCTGCGGCTGACCGCGCTGCAGGACCAGATCAGCTGGGACGAGAACAAGGCGCTCGTGGGCACGAAGGTCGAGCTGCTGGTCGCGGCGGGGGAGGGCAGCAAGGACGCGGCCACCGGCCGGCTCTCCGGCCGGGCCCGCGATGGACGCCTGGTCCACTTCACGGCCGCCGACGGCGTCCGGCCCGGTGACGTCGTGGAGACCGTCGTCACGCAGGCCGCGCCGCACCACCTCGTCGCCGACGGGGTCCTGCTGTCGCACCGGCGCACCCGCGCCGGGGACGCGTCCGAGGCGGGGATCCGCCCGACGACGTCCGGCGTCTCCCTGGGCATGCCGCGGGTCGGCGTGCCGGCCCCGCTCGCCCCCGCCCCGAGCTGCTGA
- a CDS encoding amino acid ABC transporter ATP-binding protein — MSGVNKWFGDLHVLQDIDLEIARGEVVVVIGPSGSGKSTLCRTINRLEAIEKGEISIDGRRLPEEGKELARLRSDVGMVFQSFNLFAHKTILENVTLGPIKVRGKSKAEAEKRARELLDRVGVGVQADKYPAQLSGGQQQRVAIARALAMDPKVMLFDEPTSALDPEMINEVLDVMTSLAHEGMTMIVITHEMGFARRAANRVVFMDGGRIVESADPETFFTSPRSDRAKDFLSKILNH; from the coding sequence CTGTCCGGCGTCAACAAGTGGTTCGGCGACCTGCACGTGCTCCAGGACATCGACCTGGAGATCGCCCGCGGCGAGGTCGTCGTCGTCATCGGGCCGTCGGGCTCGGGGAAGTCGACCCTCTGCCGCACCATCAACCGCCTCGAGGCCATCGAGAAGGGCGAGATCAGCATCGACGGCCGGCGACTGCCGGAGGAGGGCAAGGAGCTGGCCCGCCTGCGCAGCGACGTCGGCATGGTCTTCCAGAGCTTCAACCTCTTCGCGCACAAGACGATCCTCGAGAACGTCACCCTCGGGCCGATCAAGGTGCGCGGGAAGTCGAAGGCGGAGGCCGAGAAGCGGGCCCGCGAGCTCCTCGACCGGGTGGGCGTCGGCGTGCAGGCCGACAAGTACCCGGCACAGCTGTCGGGTGGCCAGCAGCAGCGGGTGGCGATCGCCCGGGCACTGGCCATGGATCCCAAGGTCATGCTCTTCGACGAGCCGACCTCGGCACTCGACCCGGAGATGATCAACGAGGTGCTCGACGTGATGACGTCGCTCGCCCACGAGGGCATGACGATGATCGTCATCACCCACGAGATGGGGTTCGCCCGCCGCGCGGCCAACCGGGTCGTCTTCATGGACGGCGGCCGGATCGTCGAGTCCGCCGACCCGGAGACCTTCTTCACCAGCCCGCGTTCCGACCGGGCGAAGGACTTCCTCTCCAAGATCCTCAACCACTGA
- a CDS encoding DUF349 domain-containing protein produces the protein MPSPAPAAPAAAAAPEPVLPPPSDPAAWGRVDEDGTVYVRTTDGERAVGSWQAGEPEAGLAHYGRRFDDLATEVALLEARLKAHTGNPGEIKNKAQVLADQIPAAAAVGDLEGLAARARAMVDTADSAAAEFRAEKAAARAQQVARKEALAAEAEQIAAESTAWKAAGDRLKAIVEEWKTIRGIDRKTDEALWSRFAAARDAFGRRRGAHFASLDAQRGEARAAKQELIKEAQQLSTSTEWGPTSAAMRSLMDRWKAVPRTGRDGDDDLWKQFRAAQDVFFTARGESDKKRSSEELANQQRKEELLAEAEKLDPTTDLRGAQNALRKIQERYDAIGHVPRGAMRALEDRMQAVEQRIRGAADAGRSRSAPENPMVASMRAAVTKAEEQLAKAEAAGDAKRIEEARANLATRRQWLAEAEKSARR, from the coding sequence GTGCCGTCCCCCGCCCCCGCCGCACCGGCAGCGGCCGCGGCCCCCGAGCCGGTCCTGCCGCCACCGAGCGACCCCGCCGCCTGGGGCCGGGTCGACGAGGACGGCACCGTGTACGTGCGCACCACCGACGGCGAGCGAGCCGTCGGCTCGTGGCAGGCGGGTGAGCCGGAGGCCGGCCTGGCCCACTACGGGCGCCGGTTCGACGACCTCGCCACCGAGGTGGCACTGCTCGAGGCGCGACTGAAGGCGCACACGGGCAACCCCGGCGAGATCAAGAACAAGGCCCAGGTCCTGGCCGACCAGATCCCGGCCGCCGCCGCCGTCGGCGACCTCGAGGGGCTGGCCGCCCGCGCCCGCGCGATGGTCGACACCGCGGACTCCGCGGCTGCGGAGTTCCGCGCGGAGAAGGCGGCCGCCCGCGCCCAGCAGGTGGCCCGCAAGGAGGCGCTGGCCGCCGAGGCGGAGCAGATCGCCGCCGAGTCGACCGCGTGGAAGGCCGCCGGCGACAGGCTCAAGGCCATCGTCGAGGAGTGGAAGACCATCCGCGGCATCGACCGGAAGACCGACGAGGCGCTGTGGTCTCGGTTCGCCGCGGCCCGCGACGCGTTCGGCCGCCGGCGGGGCGCGCACTTCGCCTCGCTGGACGCCCAGCGCGGTGAGGCCCGCGCGGCGAAGCAGGAGCTGATCAAGGAGGCGCAGCAGCTGTCGACGTCCACGGAGTGGGGGCCGACCAGCGCCGCGATGCGGTCGCTGATGGACCGCTGGAAGGCCGTGCCGCGCACCGGCCGCGACGGCGACGACGACCTCTGGAAGCAGTTCCGCGCCGCCCAGGACGTCTTCTTCACCGCCCGCGGCGAGTCGGACAAGAAGCGCAGCAGCGAGGAGCTGGCCAACCAGCAGCGGAAGGAGGAGCTGCTGGCCGAGGCCGAGAAGCTGGACCCGACCACCGACCTGCGGGGCGCGCAGAACGCGCTGCGCAAGATCCAGGAGCGCTACGACGCGATCGGCCACGTCCCGCGCGGGGCGATGCGGGCGCTCGAGGACCGGATGCAGGCGGTCGAGCAGAGGATCCGCGGCGCCGCCGACGCCGGTCGCTCCCGCAGCGCGCCGGAGAACCCGATGGTGGCCTCCATGCGCGCCGCGGTCACCAAGGCCGAGGAGCAGCTGGCCAAGGCCGAGGCGGCGGGCGATGCGAAGCGGATCGAGGAGGCCAGGGCCAACCTCGCCACGCGCCGCCAGTGGCTGGCCGAGGCGGAGAAGTCCGCCCGCCGCTGA